TTGGCGATGACTACCTCTGAGATTTCAAGTTTTTTAGCTGTAAACCCATGAAATTTTAACATCTTTTCCTCCTATGTTACATATATATTGTTAATTAATGTATTGTGAGTGTTTGTTGTATGGCCATGTGGGATAAAGAGTAATATTTTGTAAATTACAGGATAATACAAATTATACCATATTCCTTAATTCTTTCAATGTGTTTTGGAAAATTATATCTATTTTTTGTAATTTTAGATAATATATAGAAATATTTAACTTTTACGTTCTGAAATTGACCAATAAAAAAGCAGTTCCATTATTAGAGATGTTCTATGAGGCTATATAAACCATCCTCATATCGCATCAGTGATAGAAACTGCTCCTTTTCTATTGAATTGTCATTACCTTTACACCGGTATTAAGATATTCCGGTCCTGTATTCTTTCCCAGAATTGCCGCGATTGCCTGAGCCATACCGAGATATCCCATGGTATACGGATTTTGAACCACAATTGCATCCAGACTCCCATTACGAAGTAATTTCATCATAGCGGTGGTTTCATCAAAACCAATAGCAATATATTGATTTTGCTTTTCCTTATTGGCATAACCCAAACCTTCGCTGGCACCTTCATTCGTTCCAAATATGGCTACCAGCTCGTCATTCGTTTCCATCAGTTCAATGGTTGCTGTCTTCGCATCCTCCGGAGTACCACTGGGTACAATAGTAGAGTCCAGAACCTGGAACCTGGGATCACTTGCCATCGTATTCCGAAACCCTCTTTCACGGAGCTCTACATTTGCTTTCTGTGGTAAACTGATAATCCCAACGGAGCCTCCTTCAATTCCTCTGCTTTCAAAAATTGATAGCAATGTCTCAGCGGCACGAACTCCAGCTTCATAGTTATCGGTCGCTAACGTGGTGATTGCTTCTTCATATGCCGGTGAATCTACATAAATAATCTTGACACCTCTTGCCTTTGCATCCTCCACTGCTCCGGATATTAGTCTCGGGTCATCCGCAGCGATCAAAATTGCATCAGCGCCAGTCTCCACCGCCTTATTAATTATTTCTATTTGTTTCATCGCATTTCTTTCGTCCGGAGCATCCCAGACGTATTTTATCCCAACCAGTGTCGCCATATCCGACGCACCTTTATTAACGATATCCCAATACTGATATTCCTTATCCGTTGTAATTAAGTAAACCTTGTTATGTGCAATATTATTAGAAAAAACCATTGCTTTCTCTTTCATGGAATTTTGATGCCAAATGATAAAAAGAAAAAACATAAGTGTAATCACTGTAATATCTATTATTAATCTTTTCCGTTTCATAATATATTGCTCCTACACACGCTACATGGATGAAACGTAGCTGTGGCTTTATCATATACCATCTTTAATAAATATATATTACTGGAGCCTGTAAAACATTTCATATATCTGAAAAGATAATTTGGAGAATGTTTTGATTGCTAACTTTTTACATACAAATCCATTATAAAAAGCCGTTACACAACGTTCAGTCATGTAACGGCCACGATATTATGATTTAGATTGGAATTAATCCATTGTGTATGGCATTAAAGCGATGTGTCTTGCGCGCTTAACAGCTACTGTTAAAGCTCTCTGGTGCTTAGCACAGTTACCGGTTATTCTTCTAGGAAGAATTTTACCTCTTTCAGATACATATCTCTTTAATTTATTAATATCCTTATAATCAATTCCTGTGTGGTTCTTATCCGCACAGAAAACGCATACTTTCTTTCTTCTGCGTCCGAAGGTTTTTCTCTTCATCGGAGAATCGCCTCTATCTTCTTTTTTGTTGAATGGCATGTCATGACCTCCTTATCCGAATATTATTATGCAAGTGAAGAAACCCGAACTCACTTGTATATATAAAAAGCTTTGATTTTAATTAAATGGTAATTCTTCGTCAATACCGTCCGGGATGTTCATAAAGCCATCCCCCATTGCTGAGCTGGGTTCCGGTTTGAATTCGCGGTTATTCTGATAACCCGTATCACCACCACTGGCACCTTTGCTTTCAGCAAATTCTATTTCTTCTGCTACTACGTCGGTCGTGTAAACCTTAATGCCGTCTTTATTGGTATAGCTGCCTGTCTGAATTCTGCCGACAGCAACCATCTTCATACCTTGTCTGAAATACTTCTCTACAAATTCTGCCTGCTTTCCAAAAGCAACGCAACCGATAAAATCTGCATCCTGTGTATCGCCGGCTCTTTTAAACCTACGATCTACTGCCAGTGTAAATCTGGCAACTGCTGTAGAGTTCTCACCCTGGGAATATCTTACCTCAGGATCTCTGGTTAAACGGCCCATTAATATAGCTTTATTCATAAGTTAAAATACCTCCCTTTCGTTCCACGCCTTAGGGAATACAAACGTCATTGTAATAAAATGCGCCTGTTACGTATTAAGCATCTTTTCTAATGCACAGATATCTGATTACATTTTCCATAATACGAACTCTTTGCTCGATTTCGTTTGGAACTGTAGAATCAGCATCGAATTGGATGAAATAGTAGTAGCCTTCTTTCATTTTCTGAATTTCATAAGCTAATCTTTTCTTTCCCCAGTCATCTACATTTGTAATTGAGCCGCCGAATCTTGTAACAAGATCTTTCACTGCTTCTAATGTAGCTAATCTAGCGTCATCCTCGATTTTTGCATTTACAACTAAGGCTAATTCATATTGATTCATAGTTGTCTTGCACCTCCTTCTGGTCTCTGGCCCTTTTCTAATGGATTAAATGATTGACGAAGAATCATATCCATTTAAAGAGCAAGGAAATTTAGTATAACATATCACAATTACTTATGATAACACAGCTTTGCGAATAATACAACCTATTTTTTTACTAAATCATACATTTAAAAAAGGGGATGTTTCACAATGCATTTGCGGTGACGCATTATGAAACATCCCTTTTGGAACAGATTAATTCGAACATCCTCAACCATATAACCTGCTGTAATCGGACAGCCTCTTCATTAATAGGGAAAGAATATCTTCTGGTTCCATATCCTTTGCCGTATCTACATAGATGGCAACCGGGGGCAGATTCAGGTGAATATTGCGCTTTACTATTTTTCGCTTCACCATAGTGAGCTTGGATAAAAAGCTGTCCACGTTCTTCGGAACAATCACAATTGCCTGCTTGTTATATAATGTAATAATTTTAAACTCCTTTATCACATCAAAGGGAATGAAGCCCACACCACCTCTGGATGAGCTGTCAATAATCCCATCCGTGGTTATTGTCAGCAGTCTCTTCTCCTGCGCTGCCAGGGCAACACCCCGAAGAAAGCCTATGAAAAATATAAATGCAAGCAGGATTCCGGGTAACCAGAAACGAAGCTTATGTACCATAAATCCATAAACCGTCACAGCACAGGCGGCTATCAGCATGAACAAATTCGCAACCGCCAAAATGAATGCTTTATAATTCGTTTCCTCTATTATAATATCACCCAACGGACCAACACCCCCTTGCATCAATTAAGCTAATTGTATCTTTTTTCCCACTTATTTGCAAGTTAAAATTGGATTTATTAAGTCCATTTAGGTAATATTGGTATTTTACTTGTTAGTTTATTTTAAATCTTTGCAAAGATGCTTCCAGTCTCTTCGCTTCCTCAGCCAGTTCATAAGCAGAATTACTTAAAGCCTCTACCGCGTCTATCTGATTGGTGGCGGTGCTGCTAACCTCCTCGGATGAGGTGGCTGTTTCCTGCGACACTGCAGAAATATTGCTGATGGCATCAAGAGTATCTTCTTTCGCTGCTTCAATCCCTTTAATTACAGACGCTATATTGTTAAGGTTATTCACCAGGTTCGCTACATGGCTACTGATACTTTCAAATACTGATATGGTCTTACTTAGTGCTTCACTCTGCGATCCCACAATACTCTCTGCCTGCTTAGCCGATACAACCGTTCCCTTGGTTTTTAGCTGAATTGCTGAAACGATATTTTGAATTTGTCCGGCTGCTGTAACGGTTTGATCCGCAAGCTTTCGTATTTCATCCGCCACAACTGCAAAGCCACGTCCAGCGTCACCTGCTCTTGCCGCCTCAATGGAGGCATTTAAGGATAATAAATTGGTCTGTGCAGCGATTTCATTGATGATACCTACAAAATCAGCAATGCTTCTTGACTGGAGCTCCAGGGCTTCAATTTCTCCAATCACTACTTGTGTAATCTCATTAGTGGCATTCGTTTTCTGATTCAGCTCATCAACAATAACCATTCCTTCGCCCACGATAGCTTTCGCATCCCCGGCTATTTTCTCAATTTCATAGGTGCTATCATAAACCTTGCCTATCTTGTCGGAAAGGTTGGACATCTCAAGCAGGCACTTTTCTGTATCCTCTGCCTGTTGCACGACTCCTTTTTCGATTTCCTCGATCGCATAGGATATGCCCTTGGTTGCTTCCAGGAAATCCGAGGATGTATCGGAGACCGCGTTGGCTGAGGTGGCAAATTTAAGTCCTATCTCAGTAACATTACCAATTAAAGAACGCATACCTGACATCATGTCCGTTAACGATTTGGATAAAACCAGGAATTCATCCTTACGTTTTGTATCAAAGGTGGTAGTAAGGTCTCCTTTTGCCGCCTTACTAATGGAATGCACTAATTTTGTAATCGCACCGGCGATACCTCCTGCTATTAGAGTTCCGACAGCAATTGCAGATGCACATGCAAATATGATAAAACCGATATTCAGTTTGGCAATATCGGATGCCTTTTCAATAATGGTATCCCTTGGTATGAGGGCACACACATAAGCACCGGTATTTCCAACCTGATTGTACAGATACAGATATTCCTCATCCTGATATTTCTCATAGGATTTCCCGAAGGCCTCTCCACTCTCCACAGACTTTGTATAGTAGGACAATGGGGTGAACACAGAAATTTCCTCTGTATTGGCAATGGTTTCCTTACCATCGGCAGTAATAAAGCCTACAATGCTTCCATCACCCAGATCAATACCGGATATGCTGTTGAGTATATATTCCGTAGATACGTCCAACACAATATATCCATTGGCTTTACTCATTTTCTGTACAACAGCTATAGCATATGGAGCAATTCTATCCTTGAACATTTCATCCACTTCGGGGTGCTCACCAATCCATATGGATTTAGCTGTAGATGCTGATAATGTTTTACCGACTTCCGATTCCTGAAACAATGTAAAGCTATCTTTCGGTGCACTATTCGAGGTGGATATGGAGTTTCTTTTTTCTGAAAAAATATGAACTGCTGAAATGGAGTTGCTTGCACTTTTTAACAGAACTGCCTCTTCTTTTATCTCCGTACTTAATTTGGTATTCTCACTTATTCCCAGCTTTTTATCATTCTCATAGTAGCTCTCAAAATGCTCATTATGTAATAATTCTACCGCTTTTTCTGAGACCTGATTCAGACTCAATTCAATATAGTCGGATACTGCATTTAGTGTATCGGTTGTTGTCTTTTCATAGGTTTCGATTATGGCCGAGGATGACTTCTTATAAGAAACCATACCAAAAATCGCAATCAAAATCACGGGTATCGCAAAGCCGATAATTAACTTAAACCGAATTCCTCTAAATCTATTCCAGAAGTTGTTCCGTGCGTCCTCTTCTTCCTGCTTTCCTATATTTTTTAATAAGATTTTATTGATACGCTCGCTCTTTTGTAATTGCTTTTGCGAATTCTGATCCTGATTCATTTTTTCTTTTCTATCTTCCCCTATTCCATTATTCTTTTTTCCCATGTATTTTACCCCTTTCAATCGGAACGGCATCACCCTTTAACTGCGCCTTGAGTCAGGCCGCTATATATCTGCTTTTGTCCTAAGATAAATATAATTAGAGCAGGAATGATGGTAATAATAACACCCGCTGTAATATAGTTATATTGATTACCATAGGGCCCCGTGAATGTATATAAGGAAGTGGATACAGTAACTAGTTTGTCCTTATTCTGGAGATACAGATTAGCCATATAATACTCATTATACGTTCCCACTCCCTTTAGAATCATAACCGTTATGATGGCAGGCTTTAATAACGGAAATAAGATCTTAAAGAACACGCCAAAGTAGGTGGCACCATCCATAATTGCTGACTCATCTAAGGACACCGGTATATTTTCAAAGAACTGCAGGAATATGTATATTGATATTACATCCACTCCACACATAAGTATGATATATCCGTACAGGGAATCAATCAGTCTTAATGTATACATGATCTGATAGACGGTTACCTGAGTTGCAATGCCCGGTATCAGAGCAGCAAACAGAAATAAATTACGGACCAGACCATTGCCCGGGAACTTAAATCTGCTTAAAATATATGCCAGCATGGTTCCAAACATAATTGCACCGCCTAGTACAAAGACAAGAATAATAAAGGTATTTAAAAAAGCGGTACCCATATTGGCCTTTTCCCATGCTATCTTATAATTTTCAAAATAAGTCCAGCTTTCCGGTAATGTCATGACATTGGTTTTCTTATATTCTTCTTCTGACTTGAATGATGTAACAAATGCTGTTACCATAGGCAGAATGGCAATTAAGGAGGCAAGCAGCAGCGAACCATACTTGATAATTGTGCCTATGATTTTCAGTAGTCTTTTTCCAAATGTCATTTATCTTCCCTCCTTATTATATTTTTTCAGCATCCTGGTGGTTTTTCTTGAGACATCCGCATTGGCATCACTAAATAGATAGTTGAAAAGTACCTTCTGTCCAATGGTTACCAGAACAATAATCCCAAATAAAATCAATGCCATGGCTGATGCTTTCCCCACCTTTTGAAGATTACTATGTGCCAGATTGTGCATTACAAGGAAATAGGTAGCTGTTCCTCTTGTACCCTGTGTAATAACAAAGGGTGGCTCGAAAGCGCTTAAGGAACCGGTAATAGATAAGATCAAATTCAATACTACGATTGTCTGAATACTTGGAAGAATAATATAACGGAATTGATGCCAACGGTTCGCTCCATCCAGAGAAGACGATTCATATAGCTCCTTGTCGACTGACATAATGGCACCAATGAATAGAACCATATTCTGTCCGACATATCTCCACAAAGAAGTAGCAACCAGCGATATATTATTAATATTTTTATCTCTCAACCAGTAAGGTAAGTTGTCTAAATCAAACCCTATCCATGTCAGAACCGTATCCAACACAAATCCTCTTGTATAAAAGAATTTAAAAATAAAGCCAACAGCAATACCACTCACGAGGTACGGAAAGAAGATTGCTCCCTTAAATACACTTCCCGCTTTTGTCTTAAAGCTTAACATCGTTGCAAAATAAAGCGCGATCGCAAGCTGTACAAAGGAGCCGATTAAATAGTAAATACTTAATTTAAGCGAATTAAGAACCTCTTTATCCTTCAAAATTTCTGTATAGTTTTTAAATCCCACATATTCACGTGGTCCGATATATTTCATATTGTATAAGCTAAACTCAAACATCTTTAAGAAAGGCAAATAGGTGAATACAAACAGTAATAATAACGGAACCGTCATAAAGGTTATTATAATCAAAGTCTTCTGACCCTTACCACTTCTCAACCATTTTATAATGCCCCGCTGCTTTCTTTCATCTTTAACAGTAATCGTGGTGTTATTTTTATCCATAAAACCTCCTACTTTAAATATGAGCCAGGGAGGATGGCCCTGGCTCATAAGGTAAATAACTAGAGTACAGCTTTTATTACATAATTATTGGTTCACTTCAATGCCTAATTCAGTCTGAGCTGCTGACCATTTTGCATTCCAATCTGCAACGATCTCATCCATAGTTTCTGACTTGTCATAAGCAGCCTCTAATACTCTCTGAACGTGAGTATTCTCCATATTGATACCTACTTCAGATTTTGTGTTAACATCATTTAAGAAGGTCTCTTCTCCAGCCAAAGCAGGGTTATCTACTACCAGTTCTACTCCTTCAAATGCAGCATATACATCAGGATACTCTGCACCCTTTACAACCGGAATACCTCCTTCACTAAAAGCAAAGTTGGACTGTTCCGTTAAGAATTTTACATATAATAAAGATGCAATCTTATTATCATCAGAAGCATTTACATTAATACCATAGCAGTAGTCAGGTCCTGCAGCTGCATATTGCTTTCCATTGACTGTAATCGGGAATGTCATATATCCTACATCATCCGGATTATCGCCTGCATCCTTCATCTGTGTTACAGCCCATGAGCCGAGTACCATTGTTCCGATTTCGCCTCTGTTCAGCATACCTTTACTGCTTTCCCAGTCAGTGGTTGTAGGATCATCTTCAATTAAGCCTCTTGCTACCGCTTCATACAGTAAATTATACACTGCATAAGGGCCTGTTCCATCACCTTTATTAGCAAATGGATCCTTCATATGAGGTAATTTTACGTTCATAAAGTCCGGGTCTCCTGTTGCTGAACCACCAATATATGCATCCCACGCGCCCATTGTCCAGCCAGCAGCAAAGTTCGTATATAGCGGGATTGCATCGGTATTATCCTTAATCTTCTGTAATGCATCCAGGAACTCATCCGGTGTCTTTGGTAATGTGGTGATGCCTGCATCAGCAAATACCTTCTTATTGTATAGAACACCCTGCGCATTTACTGTGGAAGGAATTCCATATACTTTGCCTTCAAAGGAGAAATTATCAATGAAACCATAGGTTTCACCAATTTTATCATAGTCACCAAAGCTTAGGAAAAGACCTGGAAGCTCATTCTTTAATGTGGTGGTGGGGATCATCATAATATCACCCCAGTCGCCTGTTGTTAATCTGATGGTTGCATCCTGTGCGTAATCTGTAATACCTTCATATGTAATGGTTACATTCGGATACATCTTCTGGAACTCTGTTACATAGCCAGCCAGCTTAGTATCAACGATATCCGTTCTATGGGTAAGGAACTTTAAGTCAGCTTTAATGTGGGTAAAATCTTCACCAAGTGTTAAAGTGTCAATTGTAGGAAATGCAGCAGTTGTAATATCTGCCGGAGCCTCATCTTCCGTTGTCTCCTCCTTAGGTGCTTCTGTAGCTGTGTTGTTCGTTCCCTCATTGCTCTTTGTATCGTCTTTTGCGTCTTTTGAGCCGCAAGCAGCAAGAGAAAATACCATTGTAAGAACTAGTAAAAGACTTAGCAATTTCTTAATTTTCATTTCAATTCCCCCTAATTAAAATTGTTAATTGGTACTAATAAATACTTGAATTAAGTTATTTTAAGTTATCGTTAACTTACGACGTAATTATATATTATGTCTATTCTTCTTGTCAAGAACTTTTCTAAAATTATACAAAATGCACCATTATGCATAATTAATATATGGATATATATTTTTATCAAATAGTATTTTAGTACCAGTTTAATAATAATTTAACCTAATTCCAGTTTATATTGTGACTAAAAAGGAAGGTTAACCCACTGGTTAACCTTCCTTTATCAAACTACCTTCTATGTTATTTTAAGTTAATTCTTTAACTACAAAAAAAATAATATTGTCATTTCCTTCTGTTATGGACAGAGTCACGATACACCAGTTTACCACTGATAACTTTTCTTCCAAAACTTCGATCATCACCTTGTATTTTACGCATGACCGCTTTGACTGCTGTTTCAGCCATTGCTTCCATATCCACTTCCACTGTTGTTAATTTCGGCGAGGATAGGTTCGCATATATATAATTATCGAATCCTACTACTGAAATATCCTTCGGAATCTTATATCCCTCTTTCTTAAGCTTACGGATAAACAGATATGCTACGGAGTCACAGTTACACACAAATGCCGTGGGCATGTGCTGAGGTAAAGCAAAGTCGATATACGCTCCATCTTCACTACGGTCATTAATAATCCAGCTTTCATTAATGCTTAGATCATTCGTAATCATAGCTTTATAATACCCAAGATAGCGATCCAGAATACTGCTTGTCGCAAAAATATTTCCCACAAAACCAATGTCCTTATGCCCCATATCAATGATATGGTTTGTCAGAGTATACGCTCCATAAAAGCTATCACTGATGACAGAATCCACGTCCAGAATTTCATCATAGAAATCAAGAAACACCAAAGGCATATCACTTTTTTTAATAACCGACAAATAGTCTGAAGCCATTTGGCCGATTATAATAATGCCATCCACTTTATTATCCGAGATAATATTCGGTATGAATAATTCCTTTTCCGCCTCCGTTGTTACAATTTCCATAATCCCGTAGTAATTTACTTCCGCCAAAGCAGTAACAACATTGTGATACATTTTCAAGTAAAATGCATTATCATCGTCATTCTTGATATAACGTTCTGCTATAATCACACCAATATTATAGCTCTTTCCCTCCTTCATACTCTTAGCCAGGGAGTTAAAACGGTATCCCATTTCCACAGCAACTGTGCGGATTTTATCTCTTAATTCCGAGCCAACGCCATCCTTATCAGATAATGCCTTTGACACTGTAACGGTGCTAACGTTCAGCCTTTGTGCAATATCCTTCATCGTCACTTTTTTCACTGCTTTATCCCCCCTTTGCCCAATGCATTAATACTTATACAAATGCACTTAACATGAATTGTCCGTAATAATTTATTTTATTTTAATATATTTTGTTAACTATTACAATTAATTCTTTACTTAATTTTTTAGGCAACTTATCCTCCCATCCAATTTCCTGGTTTCGAGAACTTATTAATTCTCTTTTTCGACCTTACCAAACTTCTCTTCATAATTCTTAAGACAATGTTCTATGATGGCAATTGCCTCATCAGGGCCTCCCAGCTCATTGACTGCAGTTTGCTTACCCTCCAGTTCCTTATATACACTGAAAAAGTGTCTCATTTCATTAAAAATGTGCTGAGGCAACTCACAGATATTCGTGTACATATTATAAGAGGGGTCGTTATAAGGAATTGCAATAATCTTCTCATCACCCATGCCATTGTCTATCATTTTCATTGCACCAATCGGATAGCACCGAACCAACGATAACGGTTCAATTGGTTCAGAACATAGAACCAGGACATCAAGGGGATCCTTATCATCTCCATAGGTACGAGGAATAAATCCATAATTAGCGGGATAGTGTGTTGAAGTATATAGGATTCGATCCAAAATAATAAATCCTGTTTCCTTATCCAGCTCATATTTCTTTTTACTTCCCTTAGAGATTTCTACAACTGCTATAAAGTCCTGAGATTTTATCCTCTCCGGATTGATATCATGCCAAATATTATTCATCTTGACCTCCATTCGCCACACAAGGCTTATTTATTATATTATTAATTATTATTTTCCATCCTATCATATCATTTATTTTCATGCCACTTAATTCTCCATCATGTGACTGCTTTATGGCTATTCTTTTCTGTTTTGCCGGCTTACAATTATCATATTTTTTGAAGCGAGTTATATAATCTAAATGTAATATTCTACCATTCAATCCCCTTTTTTTACCTTTCATGGTCTTCTACATTGAAAGGATTTACAAAACTCTATATAGTTATCTAAACAACAAGAAACCCTACTATTCACTTCGTGTTATTCAAGGAGGAATAAAGAAGAGCATGCCGGATCTAACTGACATAGAGCTAATTGAAAGAGAAACCTACTATATTGTCTGCAATCAATCTCACTTTTATAAGGTTGGTAAGAATGAGGGATCGATACTTGTCAGGTTAAAAAACGGAGTTTGCATAAATGAAGTATCTCAACAATTAGGACTATCCATAAACGAATTACTAAATCTGTTAAAAAGCTTTGAAGATCGAGGAATGATCCAGCCACAAGAGGATTTGCACTTATTGTATTTCCGTTTTCCTCTGTTATCACCGGATCATATTCTTGGAAGATTAGCTAATACGATAAGAAGAAACAAAACATTTTTCTGCTTTTTACTTTTTATAGCGAATTATGTAATTACACTTGGTATCACCATGTTAATTCTTAGCCATAGAGAAATCTTCAAATATAATATTTTTCAATTGAATATATATGAGATTATTTACTCCATGTTGATATTATTTATTACATTGGGTATACGTGAGCTTTGCCATGGTCTTGCATATAAATATTTTGGTGGTTATGTAGGTAAGCTGGGTATCTTATTCGTCTTTTTCCTACCGGTGATATATTGTGATATCCGCGGAAACAGAACCCAAATGACTAAAGTTCAGAAAGCAATCACTGCGTTTGCCGGTATCTATTGCAATACGATACTTTTATCAATCAGTAGCATCTTATTTTTTATTGGTATACGATCCTCCTATTTGATCATATTGCTTTATATTAACCTGATTACTATTTGCGTAAATTTAATACCGTTTATACCCTTTGACGGCTACCATGTACTAGATACCGTATTCGGAATACCTGATTTATATAAGAAATCGTTTATAGGTGTCTCCAATGTATTTCGGCATTGCAGCCGAGAGGAGAAGATAATAGGTTTCTACGGTATTGCAAATTGGATATTTATCATCGTCTCTTTATATGTGGGGGTAGTCTCTATCTCCGGAATACTCACTAAGATTTAGACATGACAATCCAAACTTATTCTAGTTATTATTCACTTAATTACATTCGGTTTATCTACGGCATATTCTGCCGTTATGATAAATAATGGGTACTCACCGTACGAATAGCCCCCCAGCTATTCACCCCTATTTAGTAAGAATCAAGGATACAAAATCCATCCAAAATTTTGTATCCTTGGTTCTTATTTTTATTTTTGCCCTAATTAAATTGCAAAAAAAGCTCGCACATTGTATAATAATGTAAGTTAGAACATGGTAATAAAAGGGGGCTTTCTATGCGTGTTGCAGTATGTGATGACGAACAGATTATCCGCAGTATTACGGTAAAACTTCTGAAAGAATATAGCAACCAAGTTTCCATAGATTTCGAAATACTGACCTTCTCTTCCGGTGAAGAGCTTCTACAATACAACAAAGATATTGATATTATACTTATGGATATTGAAATGGATGGTATTGACGGAATTAAAACCACCGACCTTATCTATCGTAGGAATCCAAAAACTCTGACCATATTGCTTACCAGCCATGTGAGACGCTTTAAGGAAGGATATAAGGTTCATGCCTTCCGATTTATGACAAAGCCCATCCAAAGATCAGAATTCAAAGAGTATATGAACGATGCAATTGCTGAGATATTGGGGAACAAAACGATTACCCTACGAAAAGACGGCGTTGATATGAAGGTTTATATACGCAACATATTATATATCGCTGCACAATTCGGCTATTCTGAGATTTGGACTACAAAGGATATGTTTCGTAGTGAACTAAGCCTCTTACAATGGGAAGATCAACTTGACAAAACTCTGTTCTTCCGGTGCCACAAGAAATATATTGTTAATGTCGGTCAGATAGAGGACCTTATTAAAAATATAGTGATACTAAAAAACGGAGAAAAGGTTAAAGTTTCTCGAAGAAAGTATCCGGATTTGAGAGAAATTTTTATTAATTTTAATGTGACACATTAAAACATTTAATATAGTATGTAAGAATTCTCATTTATATGAAACTTTCATTACCCATATAAAGATTGAAGGTGAATTATGTTTGGTCTTTTACTAATTACATTAAGCCTAGAGTGTCTACGCTATATAATAATTTTCAACAAATTATTAGATTATCCTTTTCGTAAAGGAAATTTAAAATATTTGTACATTGTAAGCTGTCTAATGATATACAGTTCTTTTTCATTTTTAGATCCTTTTTTAAAGGATGTTTTTGCATCTATATTTCTTGTATTGT
The nucleotide sequence above comes from Variimorphobacter saccharofermentans. Encoded proteins:
- a CDS encoding zinc metalloprotease, coding for MPDLTDIELIERETYYIVCNQSHFYKVGKNEGSILVRLKNGVCINEVSQQLGLSINELLNLLKSFEDRGMIQPQEDLHLLYFRFPLLSPDHILGRLANTIRRNKTFFCFLLFIANYVITLGITMLILSHREIFKYNIFQLNIYEIIYSMLILFITLGIRELCHGLAYKYFGGYVGKLGILFVFFLPVIYCDIRGNRTQMTKVQKAITAFAGIYCNTILLSISSILFFIGIRSSYLIILLYINLITICVNLIPFIPFDGYHVLDTVFGIPDLYKKSFIGVSNVFRHCSREEKIIGFYGIANWIFIIVSLYVGVVSISGILTKI
- a CDS encoding ABC transporter substrate-binding protein, with the translated sequence MKIKKLLSLLLVLTMVFSLAACGSKDAKDDTKSNEGTNNTATEAPKEETTEDEAPADITTAAFPTIDTLTLGEDFTHIKADLKFLTHRTDIVDTKLAGYVTEFQKMYPNVTITYEGITDYAQDATIRLTTGDWGDIMMIPTTTLKNELPGLFLSFGDYDKIGETYGFIDNFSFEGKVYGIPSTVNAQGVLYNKKVFADAGITTLPKTPDEFLDALQKIKDNTDAIPLYTNFAAGWTMGAWDAYIGGSATGDPDFMNVKLPHMKDPFANKGDGTGPYAVYNLLYEAVARGLIEDDPTTTDWESSKGMLNRGEIGTMVLGSWAVTQMKDAGDNPDDVGYMTFPITVNGKQYAAAGPDYCYGINVNASDDNKIASLLYVKFLTEQSNFAFSEGGIPVVKGAEYPDVYAAFEGVELVVDNPALAGEETFLNDVNTKSEVGINMENTHVQRVLEAAYDKSETMDEIVADWNAKWSAAQTELGIEVNQ
- a CDS encoding inorganic diphosphatase; this translates as MNNIWHDINPERIKSQDFIAVVEISKGSKKKYELDKETGFIILDRILYTSTHYPANYGFIPRTYGDDKDPLDVLVLCSEPIEPLSLVRCYPIGAMKMIDNGMGDEKIIAIPYNDPSYNMYTNICELPQHIFNEMRHFFSVYKELEGKQTAVNELGGPDEAIAIIEHCLKNYEEKFGKVEKEN
- a CDS encoding carbohydrate ABC transporter permease; amino-acid sequence: MDKNNTTITVKDERKQRGIIKWLRSGKGQKTLIIITFMTVPLLLLFVFTYLPFLKMFEFSLYNMKYIGPREYVGFKNYTEILKDKEVLNSLKLSIYYLIGSFVQLAIALYFATMLSFKTKAGSVFKGAIFFPYLVSGIAVGFIFKFFYTRGFVLDTVLTWIGFDLDNLPYWLRDKNINNISLVATSLWRYVGQNMVLFIGAIMSVDKELYESSSLDGANRWHQFRYIILPSIQTIVVLNLILSITGSLSAFEPPFVITQGTRGTATYFLVMHNLAHSNLQKVGKASAMALILFGIIVLVTIGQKVLFNYLFSDANADVSRKTTRMLKKYNKEGR
- a CDS encoding LacI family DNA-binding transcriptional regulator; the encoded protein is MKKVTMKDIAQRLNVSTVTVSKALSDKDGVGSELRDKIRTVAVEMGYRFNSLAKSMKEGKSYNIGVIIAERYIKNDDDNAFYLKMYHNVVTALAEVNYYGIMEIVTTEAEKELFIPNIISDNKVDGIIIIGQMASDYLSVIKKSDMPLVFLDFYDEILDVDSVISDSFYGAYTLTNHIIDMGHKDIGFVGNIFATSSILDRYLGYYKAMITNDLSINESWIINDRSEDGAYIDFALPQHMPTAFVCNCDSVAYLFIRKLKKEGYKIPKDISVVGFDNYIYANLSSPKLTTVEVDMEAMAETAVKAVMRKIQGDDRSFGRKVISGKLVYRDSVHNRRK
- a CDS encoding LytR/AlgR family response regulator transcription factor — protein: MRVAVCDDEQIIRSITVKLLKEYSNQVSIDFEILTFSSGEELLQYNKDIDIILMDIEMDGIDGIKTTDLIYRRNPKTLTILLTSHVRRFKEGYKVHAFRFMTKPIQRSEFKEYMNDAIAEILGNKTITLRKDGVDMKVYIRNILYIAAQFGYSEIWTTKDMFRSELSLLQWEDQLDKTLFFRCHKKYIVNVGQIEDLIKNIVILKNGEKVKVSRRKYPDLREIFINFNVTH